GGGGCACTAAACCAAATCACAGGCTTCTTATTAGTTCAGCCTCTGTATGTCAGAATAGATGGATTCTTTTAGGCTAAATACAGTTTACATGTAACCTCTTGTCTATGCTTCAGTATATGTGTAACTCAAATTATTTAACAAAAGTAATTGTTTGTATTAAATATTATGTGGTGGCAAGGAACTTAAGAAAATTAGATGTACTTAGGAAAACTACTTTTATaacaattaaaataatttaattatctGCTATCACCTTTAGATACCCAATCATTTAGTTTCTAACCATCTGCTATTTGTCTCTTTGGCTGCCCTTAGGGAATCCAGTAACAGACTGGCACATCCTCTTCCCTCTGTTCCCTGACCGCAGCACTAATTGAGGACAAAATCACTTGCTGGGCCTTTCTGACTCAGAGGGGATTAAATACCTTGCCTATGCTGGTACTGAGGTTGTGGCCTCGCTGTAGTACTAAGGAGACAAGCCTAGTAAACTGCTTTGCTGTAATTGGGACCGAGACCAGTGCTGCTGCTTTAAAATAGTAATAATTTGACCAGTACGTGATTATTAAAATGGCCGATGCTGATAACAGACCTGATGTTTTTGATATTTCAGGGggggtgttgttgttgttgttcacttACCTTCCAGCCAGCTGACCACAAGTTCAGCGATAGTGATTTCTGAAGATATGACATCAAAAGCAATGCCTCATAGTGGATAAACCTTGGCCAATGGCACCATTTAATCACTTCTTATTTTCCAGTAGGCCAGTGGCCAATGTTCAACTGGTGAATGAACACATCCCTGATCAATATATTGTAACTGGTATCCATAGCAACCAGTTTCATTagaggttttgtttgtttgttttatcattGACTCTTTCAGTATACCCTGCTGGCACTACAGGAAAGTCGTTTAGACTGTATTTTTCATGCTGGAGACAAAGATGATCATTTCTAGTGATTGACTCACTGAAGAGTAAAATGAGGTCAAGAGAGCAGATATAACCAGCTGTGATGGAGGGATGAAGGGTTTCTAGCATGTAAACAAGTTGAATGTTCATGCCACTTTGAGTTCACTCAACACCCACTCCATGGTGTGTTTAACTTTACATCAGTGACTATCCAATGAACCAAGCTGATCGCTGACATCCCATAGTGTCCCTTAAGATTGACAGTATCACagaaatttaaatgaaatttaaaaaaaaaaacaaacaacaaattcaGTAGTTAAGCTTGGAAGAAAAACAGACATATCTAATATGACAATGAAGGATTTGTGACTTCTGTTACAACAGCTTTAGTTAGTATTAACTAACTAATACTTTAGTTAGTAGTTAGTTTTTGAAGTTAATACTAACTTCAGTTGCTGAAACTATTTTtgtgcagtgtttttgtttctctgtgatCTTTACTAAAGGCAAAAATGCGTCAAAAGAACAGACAAGGCAGTTTTATTTGGCCCAAGCTGCTTGAGTTGCCCAGCCCACTCAGGGTTTTCGTTTTCCTCCATGAGGTTTCCATGTCACAGACTGGACAAGGGTCCAGCAACACATACAGTACATAATAGGGGGACATATTAACAGaatttaaaaccaaaataactAAAACAACAATGACATGGGCACGATTACATCGATTAGAGGTTCTTGTcggctttgattcatttttgattaattgctcAGACCTGCTTCCAGCCAAACAGCCTCATTTGAGTCCAGCTTGATGCTTTATAACAAATGTTTAAGTGATGAAATAGTTTTGATTAACAAGTTGCAATTTGTTATGTATGTACAATTGGCAACTACAAGGAGAGTGAAACGGAGGTTAGTGGAACAGGAGGCACACTGAAAGTGGGACGTGACTACAGCTCTGTATTGATTAGAAAGCTCAGGTACAAAAACAAGCATTTGTGTTGACTGATCTGCGTCAGCACTGAGAAGCTTTGGAAGTCCTGCCATTGAAACTGATGACTTTGCTTGATTGTGCAAGCAGTACATGCCTGCATGTGTGTTGGTGGGGGTGGGGGCGAGGCTGTCGTAGATAAAATTTtagaaattaaaacattttattgttcATTCTGGGTCCCTGCTCCTAAATCTGGTTAACTATTTAATGAGGAAactgcaaaacaacaaacaaacagcaaaaaatatacatatgttGAAAAATGGCATATTTACTTTGATTACAATCTGGTGACTGACTACCAAAGAAGTTTTGTTCCCTGGATGCAGGTGCATTCAGTAATGTTTGTAAATAATAAACGTGTCTGTACAGTTGCTGTTTTGGCTGCAgcacaaagtttgttttttgtttttttttttaaatccacttTGCCACTTCATTTTGCATAACTAGTGAAAAACAAGGATTTCATAAGCTACAAAAACTTTTATTGGCAATTAATTAGAAATTTAGTGATGCTAATGCCAAAACCTTTTTGCCAGGACTGCACAGCGTAGCCTTTCATGAGATCCTAGTAAATGTTTAGACACTCTTTGTCTGTTACGCGCACCAGTCTGTTTTCTCTGTGGCCAAGTAATTGATCCCCTAAATAACACACATCTCTCTGACCTTGTTGCCCTCGTGATATTGAGTGataaaatgtaattgaattGGATTCACCTTAAGTGCCTGGTGTTTGATGGTTCATTGCTGTAGTGATGTTAAGTTTGAGGATGAGTAGCCCTTTGGTAGTTGTAATCAGCGGAATTTACACTACAGtcttttttttgcaataaattatttgtatgtttaataaattaactaaatgaaatgaatgagcATAAAATACTGCAGAGTGCTGTAAAAGAGCAGGTGAATAAGGTTTCAAAACCATTGGCCAGTGCTGTAGTCTCTCTCAGTTAATACCAGTCTATACCTGGCCTTGGGCAGCTTTAGTCAATGTTCCCTTCCATCAGCTCTAATAAACATTACTCTCTTCAACATCCTGGCACAATGCTCTTCCCAGCTGGCAGCACTTTCTCCCTCAAACTAACAACACTGCCAGCCAACAGATTACTGGAACTGAGGACATTTCGCAGAGATAAGAGGGCACACTGCACATTTCTATACAATGCAAGAGATAATATGTACTATTTGGACATCATAGTAGGGAGTTGCGTGACTATACACATTtgtattaatacattttaatttcctTAGCATGGAAGGACGAATATGGTATCAAGAAAAAGCCTGTTACTGAATTCCCAGTACACAGGTTCAGTTGGGTGTATCTAACTGCCACGAACATGCTACAAACTATCTTATAGACATGTTTTCTCGCGTGTAACGTGttatgtttgtctgtttgaCAGATATGGCAGAACCCATTCAACAGCTAAGCACCAATAACCAAGGACGCAGTCACAGAGAGCAGGTCCCGTTTACCCTCCTTGGACGCAAAGAGAAGGTATCACTGACTTTTACTACTTTGTCAAGGGAAATGGATATAATCACCATCTTCCTATACATTTTAATGTTCTGCATAAATGACAAAAGAGAGCAGCTGCCAAATAGGTCACCCAGTTTAAAGGACTGGAAAATATCTACACTGAGAAATAGACTTGAATATTTACACCCTCCAAGTATTTGAAGGGTCCATCAAAAAGTTAAGTCTATTCTACATAAGAACAAATACTGTAAACTACTTAATACAGTGGagccatgtttttgtcaatAAACCTAAACATGATTAAGCTCATAGCAAGTTTATgtaaatataattatatatttaagtctgacattattattattattattattattattattgttgttattacaCCTGAAtaacacccccccccaaaaatgtACTACAACACACGTAGGATTTGTCCAAATAAATGAGTCTTCTCTACAGATAtccaataaaaaacaaaaacacaaatgtcaaTCTACAGTCACGTacatgttttctctgtgtgtgggtCAGATCTTTATTTCTGTCAAAGTGATCGTGTCACCCAATACAATAAGCTGTTTAAAGTCCTTTGTggactgtataaataaaatgggcTAATTGGTTTAACTTGAGTTAATTAGTTCATTAAAACTTGGCCTGAGACTCCAGTTAAACAAAGGGCAGTCACGGCACGCTATTCTTAGAGCAGTTTTGGGCACCTTGTAAATCACAGGTTGACAGCAAACTACAAACATTTTGCAAACATCCAGAGTCCAGTTTCTTTCCTGAATCCTGGCATAAAACATGCTGTCATTTTAAGTTGATTTTAGATTTACAGATCGCACAACCGTAAGTGAAGAAAAATAAGGTTATTGTACCTGCTTAAGAAAAGTTTCCTATGCATTTAAGAACAAgcgttaaaaaaaaacaaaaaaacaagtgaatAGAACTGAGGGAGTTTTGTAGTAAATAAGAGGTTAATTTTATTTGGAAGGCTTAGTGAAGACtcaattaaaaaagaaacaaaactgagtGCATAATTTGCCTTTGTAAAACCTGTaaccttatttaaaaaaaggaaaaaaatgtggctaaaacaaataattttgaTTTGAAGCATTTAATATCCACAAGACGTGCTACTTTTATGTACGCTTAAAAGGCCAAACACTGTACTTGGTTTCTTGAAATATGCAGATCTGCAGACATTGGTGTCCACAGCAGTCAAAACCTTTGCTCCGTCTAACAGAGTATTCTTagcatgtttatgtttttgtctctgcgTTTTCTTTGTCAGTGTGGTGAGATCCTGTATGAGAAACGCCACTATGAAAAGGGTCACTGGGCTTGTATAACAATGCGTGAGGAGACGTATGAACAGAGCATTTGCTATGGCTTTATGAGGATAATGAGATACATCTGCCAAGACAACTCCTTAGGTGAGTCCGGAAGCAAGAGACTGTTTCACACATACGATTAGTGGCTGGCAAGCTGACTTAAGCTATTCCTTATATCAGCCTGACAGctatattttgcttttttctacATGTAGGTGACTATCTGGGCATGACGCTGCCTATTGTAACAGTGGTGCGCACAGATGAGAACCATTCTGTAATGTCCCCTGATGTCACTGTGGCTTACTTCCTTCCCACTGAGCACCAGGCCCAGCCCCCCCAACCTCATGACAGCGACATTGTCATTGAGATCTGGCCTGCCACTGTTGTATATACGAGGTTAGTAGCTTAAAAAATCTTTTCTAAATGAGCTCCCTCCTTTTGTTACTGACTTCACAGTAAGTGATCATTAAGGTTAGAATTTGTGCTTGGTTTTACACTTATAGATCACTCCTTCCCTCTTCCAGGGCCTTTAGCGGTCCCACCAATGAAGTGACCATCATAAACCAGATAAACACCTTGGCCGAGCTGCTGGAGTCTCCAGGAGTGTGTGTCAACGACTCATTCATCGTGGCCGGCTACACCAACCCTGCTCACAGCAACCGTCAGAATGAGATGTGGTTTTTAGAGCGGCGCTGAGGGAAAGCGGGATTACGTGGCATCCTACCTGTGACCCTTAAGCCTCATAAAGACTCCCTTAACACTGCCCCAGCTTAGCTACAGCCTCAGGTGCAACATCGTCGTCAGTCACCACCACTACTACCTGAAATGACCACCAGCCTAGCAACACTCCTGAACCGTctggtttcatcttcaaatGACAACAAGCTCAACCTTTACTCTAACCTCAGTCAGTTTtcctttctgttcattttagtTAGATCATTTGGCACACAAGAACTGAACTTGACCACTGCCACAGTCTTGTGAACACTACTCAGATAATAGGGTGAAGCGTAGCATTCATCTCCTGCTTAAAGATGGCTAACAACCTTTTCCTAAGCACAGTGCCCACTAAGTGGTGTCAGAAACCTGCAACAGCCTGCTCATCTGCAGAGGAGTCAGGCTTCGTGGTGGACATGCAGCCTTATTATGCTCCCTTCTTGTTTGTTGCGCAGCCACAATGTCTTGTTATGGAATGACGCTGTGATTCTCTTGCTTATTGAGGCATTTCCAGCTCTGCCACAGTTGATCCACTGTTACTTTACCTCTGGATTACATACTTCATTACAGGTTATAGGTCTGTGACAACAGTCACACTGCATATTCTGTTTCAGCAAAAAGTGCAATATTTATTAGATAACCATAACAACATGGCAGTACCTGGGCCACTAACCTAACCCAATCTAGGTGCATTCAGTTGATGAAAGTTTAGGAAGGGATTCTGCAGCATCCATCTTGACCTGAACTAGTGGCTTTAACCATAAATAAGCTCGACACAAACGATGACGTTAATTTAGAAAACAAGCACTTTTGAACGCAACTTtttcatgtgtgtttgcactTGAATGTAAATCTACAGGACAAGGGGGTAACACGCAGATCACTTCTACAAACCAAATGCTGAAACACTcactgatatatttttttttattcgctAAATGACAATCATACAGTACTTATAGATTATACACATCCTTTTCTCTTAAGAAAATAATGCAGTGTAACGCATTCCTCATGTTTCAGGTCTTGTACACACACAAGTAGTTACCCAAGTACCTcttttttgtgctttaaaaaaaaaacgctacTTGTTAGTATTAGTCATCATTCACTAACGATTGCAAATACTACTGCTGCTGAGTAGAGACGATGCAAACTCGTTGAGAGATACGCAACAGAGAATATAACTGTGATAAAAATAGAAGGTGAAATTCTGATTCAGTTAAACTCATCTTCTATCAAAAGAGGAGTCTATAAAGAGATGGATGGTTTTCTTcattatattttaatataaaatcaTTAAACAAATTATTTGAGAACTCCAGCTAACCCTGCAGTTTTCAATAACAGGGATTTTTCTCTTCTGGAAATAAGAGAATCTCTCTTCCAGTGAGATAAACCTGGTAAAGAATTAGCCAAATTATCACAGTGTGAGGATTTTTACCAGAACATTtgtaacttttttctttctttctttttttttttttaatgtaggaAAATACAAGGTAAAAATGATCATTATGTGAAACGGAGAGCATTACAATTAAGAAAGTTGGTATTGGGTTGGGGAGGTCGCCCAGTCTTAATCTCAAGAAGAACCGGTTAACATCAGTGCATCCAAATCCAAAGAATTTATTCTGCATTAAATGATTGTAGCGTTGATATGATACTCTGTGACATCTGTAGGGTGTAAACTCTTGCAAAGCCATGTTACGTGTAGGTCGGTATTCCCTCTGAGAGCCTAGTTATATAGCAACTGCAAGTGtctggatttaatttgtttttgctttttgttttgttttctagtgTTCTACAAAAGTGTTATGTAATGTGAAAATTCAAGTGCACCAACATGAGCTACTgtagttttctttgtttaataaaaatgtGCTTGTCTCCTGTCTTTTCAAATCTACTCTGGTGAAGTTTTTACAAGGTTGACATACACGGAGCTTGAGCTCTGCGCAGCTCTTGGCATATTCATGAagaatttagttttattaaataacGCCCAGTCTTATGAGTCAGATGAGCTGATGATAAAGCTCCAGATTTACTACGTAAACTGTTTGGATACAAAGAAGCTGCAGACAAAATTATTCTACTCCTTGCCAAGTACAGTCTAAATAAACAGTCTGAGAAAGGGCAAAAGTCAGATCACTTCATATGCTACCAATTAACCCCACCACACACACGCGCATTATGAATTACAAATACAACAAATGAGAGGTTTAattattacaataataataaaaaaaggcagtCAGCAGGCCAGCAGAGACAAAACATGAGGAATAGATTGTGTTATCTGTTGGTGTGCCAAGAAAAAACTAAGACTGCAAAGCAAATAGCTTCCAGGACCCATTACACTTTATTTTACCTCCAGGGGACTATTCTCTCGTTTTTGTGGTGTCAAGTGTATTAAATAAAAGGTGTCACACACTGCTTAGGTCTGAAATGTAGGACATAATCTATTTCAAAACATGGTGTTGAGTTACTGGAGCAAAGTAATTACACGCTCCAAAAATAAGGACACAGGCAGTATACAGTAGTCTATCATAGTGCTGCTCACGGGACAATACAGCACTCTGTGTAATGCCTAAAAGAAATAAAGCCAGCTGATTGGAATTACATGAAGGCTTAAAGAGTTTTTAGTTTGCAGATGAGACCGAGTAATAATACTGTAATAGATAGTTTTAGTCATAAATATAACCTCATTTAGGTTAATTCATTCTTGTTGGGCAAATTGTTCTTTAATGCATACCTAAAACTTAAATAAACTACATCAGCTCCCATAACAAGAACCGTAAAAGGTGTAAGCTTTAAGCCAAATATCTTCTGAGCTCAGTGGCCTTTACATGTGCCGTCATTAAATCCGCACTTAATCGAACCAAAAGAGAAACGCGACTCTAGTCGATATATGGGCAAGCACTGGCCTTTCTAATGTCCGAGCCAAAAACTGgagcaaaaaacagaaaaagcaccTGTATGCATGACTGCTTCATTTTTCTGATTTGTTTAACAGTTACTAAATTGTGCCTGCATGACTCCAGTAATGAATACAGAATAACCCAATGTTTTGGCAGTGGAAAATGGATTTCAGCAGGTTACAAACATCATCCAGTCAGAGGGTAATATGAAGAGAAAGACATAaactaaaagataaaaaaagaacTCTGCCCTGATAACAATAAAGAGAGAATTAGAAGGAAAAgactaaaaagaaagaaagtgcaacacagtaaagaaaaaaatacaacgaGTCTaaaatttcaaatgcaggtGTCACATTCCTGTTGTCCAGCCAGCTGAGACAAATGAAGTGGAGCTGCACACTTAAAGCGCAGaagacacaaacagtgaacTAACCCGTGATGAGGAGAGAGCAGGTAGGGTCCGTTAATAATCCCGAACCAATCAGTCTACCAGCACTAAAAGGTAGACCACTGAGTGTAACAGGATGTGGCTTTCAGGACAAATCAATCAATTTAATATGAACTGACCCAGAAAGAACCTCACAGGAAGGAGAAAGAGGTGAAGCTGAAAAAGGGTTTACAGctgaggagttttttttttaataacagaaGAAAGCCAAAAATTACCACAAGGTGGCAGTAAAGCACCAAAGAAAAAATCTTAGCTGCTCTACAGAATGATGAAAGCAAGCACAGGCagacaaaaagcaaagaaagagtTTGTATTAAACTAACtttcaaaaatataataaagtaATGGACTGGATTGTTTCAAACACTGTGCATACAGAAACGCACCatttagcaactactgagggtGACTGTGGATCTTTCTTTGACACTTCATCATTTACCTATCACATCACATAGAAACAGCAACGGCCTTCCTCCGGAAGATATTGTATCTGCCACTCCGTAAAAGCTGCTCCAAGACCGCTtgaaaaacacaataaagaacCTAAGGTATTGAACCTAGCATCCAAACATCCTTGGGACCAGAAGGATGTATTGGGACCAGAATCAACCCCATCTGTGCAACAACCCAAACAATCCAACACCTATGTCCTCATGCCAGACACCACAACATAACACACCCTGCCTAAAATCCATCAATGCACTCCATGTTTTGACAGCAGAAAACAACCATACATAatatttggcagatttttttaaaaatatacccCTGGTCAGTGCATGTTGGTTGTGGAAACAATAAGCAGCTTATGTGTtttgcacaaaataaaaaaactgacattttttattccttctagaagtacatttttaaaaagtataaacaCTGTCCTGATcagagcagagatgaaaaacatgacaaatcACTTGCTGCCCCTACCTGCAGGTAGTGTGTCTGGTAAGCTGAAAGGGCCTCACCCAGAGGAACCACAACTTTCTCCACATTGCGCTGGTGGGAGTGAGCCCGGATGTCTGGGCTGTCTTCTGAACGTAGCTCGATATGGGAGATGAGCAAATTGGAGATCACAGATTGCACCGACTGGAAGGATGAAGTGAGGCAGATTGCAgattaaagtctactcacttTTAGGTCACATcgctgaaaaaaaaatgcatctttCTCACCTTTGTATCTCCTCCTGGGGTGGCGCTAAGAGCCAGTATGCGGAACTGCAAAGTCTGGCTGCCGAGTAGTTTGATGACCTAATGAAGAAGACCAAGCATTAGACATCATCTCCACTAAATCTGGACAGTCTACAAAACTTTTactgcaaaaaacccaaaactaaGCATTAagatttatttctttatctGTCACACTTATACAACTTCATGAGGTCAAGCTTTGATTATTTCTCCAAAGTGTGTGTACCTGGCAGTAAGCATGGTTGCCCAGCGCTTTGTGTGCTTCATCGATCACCACGCACTTGACCTGCTGGGCTGGGCAGGTGTCTCTGGACAGATCATTAACCATGACCTGAGGCGTGAGGAAGAAGACCCGCTTGGACCTCCAAACCTCTTGTCTC
Above is a window of Oreochromis niloticus isolate F11D_XX linkage group LG19, O_niloticus_UMD_NMBU, whole genome shotgun sequence DNA encoding:
- the soul3 gene encoding heme-binding protein soul3 isoform X2, which encodes MDRGGCQMSGGGPSSGDGSGPDRHGMITLEDLESFSEDQLSDSGNGSLEEEGETMEEDENPDRLLHYWQEVARGHQVEVSQDMAEPIQQLSTNNQGRSHREQVPFTLLGRKEKCGEILYEKRHYEKGHWACITMREETYEQSICYGFMRIMRYICQDNSLGDYLGMTLPIVTVVRTDENHSVMSPDVTVAYFLPTEHQAQPPQPHDSDIVIEIWPATVVYTRSLLPSSRAFSGPTNEVTIINQINTLAELLESPGVCVNDSFIVAGYTNPAHSNRQNEMWFLERR
- the soul3 gene encoding heme-binding protein soul3 isoform X1; translation: MDRGGCQMSGGGPSSGDGSGPDRHGMITLEDLESFSEDQLSDSGNGSLEEEGETMEEDENPDRLLHYWQEVARGHQVEVSQDMAEPIQQLSTNNQGRSHREQVPFTLLGRKEKCGEILYEKRHYEKGHWACITMREETYEQSICYGFMRIMRYICQDNSLGDYLGMTLPIVTVVRTDENHSVMSPDVTVAYFLPTEHQAQPPQPHDSDIVIEIWPATVVYTRICAWFYTYRSLLPSSRAFSGPTNEVTIINQINTLAELLESPGVCVNDSFIVAGYTNPAHSNRQNEMWFLERR
- the soul3 gene encoding heme-binding protein soul3 isoform X3; amino-acid sequence: MDRGGCQMSGGGPSSGDGSGPDRHGMITLEDLESFSEDQLSDSGNGSLEEEGETMEEDENPDRLLHYWQEVARGHQVEVSQDMAEPIQQLSTNNQGRSHREQVPFTLLGRKEKCGEILYEKRHYEKGHWACITMREETYEQSICYGFMRIMRYICQDNSLGDYLGMTLPIVTVVRTDENHSVMSPDVTVAYFLPTEHQAQPPQPHDSDIVIEIWPATVVYTRAFSGPTNEVTIINQINTLAELLESPGVCVNDSFIVAGYTNPAHSNRQNEMWFLERR